One Sporomusaceae bacterium ACPt DNA window includes the following coding sequences:
- the mog gene encoding Molybdopterin adenylyltransferase, whose amino-acid sequence MFSIGIITASDKGSRGEREDLSGKAIATILASLGEVKHYVIVPDEREALSQAMIDMADNLGIDLILTTGGTGFGPRDVTPEATLAVIDRQVPGIPEVMRAKSLEKTSRAMLSRAVAGLRGRTLIINLPGSPKGVTECLEVVLPALEHGLAIMKGEAGECAR is encoded by the coding sequence ATGTTTAGTATTGGCATTATCACGGCCAGTGACAAAGGTTCGCGCGGCGAGCGCGAGGACTTGAGCGGCAAGGCGATTGCCACAATACTCGCCAGTTTGGGTGAGGTAAAACATTATGTAATAGTGCCTGACGAACGCGAGGCCCTTAGCCAGGCAATGATTGACATGGCTGACAACCTGGGCATTGACCTTATTCTTACGACCGGCGGCACTGGTTTTGGGCCCCGTGATGTGACGCCGGAGGCAACTTTAGCCGTTATTGACCGGCAAGTGCCAGGTATTCCTGAAGTTATGCGGGCCAAATCGCTGGAAAAGACGTCACGGGCCATGCTGTCCCGGGCAGTGGCCGGTTTGCGTGGCCGTACCTTGATTATTAATTTGCCTGGCAGTCCTAAAGGTGTAACAGAATGTCTGGAAGTTGTTTTACCGGCGCTGGAGCACGGCTTAGCCATCATGAAGGGTGAAGCCGGGGAGTGTGCCAGATAA
- the moaC gene encoding Cyclic pyranopterin monophosphate synthase — MELTHFNNSGKARMVDVTAKDETKREAVAEGRITMKPSTLEMVKQGAMGKGDVLGVAQVAGVMGAKKTWEIIPMCHPLLLTGVNLEFAIDDGTSAIEIKAAVKTTGKTGVEMEALTAVSVAALTIYDMCKAVDKGMTIEYIRLRTKSGGKSGDFIREDK, encoded by the coding sequence ATGGAACTGACACATTTTAATAATTCCGGCAAGGCACGGATGGTTGATGTCACGGCCAAAGACGAAACCAAGCGGGAAGCTGTGGCTGAAGGCCGGATTACCATGAAACCGTCTACACTTGAGATGGTAAAACAGGGAGCCATGGGTAAGGGAGATGTACTCGGCGTGGCCCAGGTGGCCGGGGTCATGGGTGCCAAGAAAACCTGGGAGATAATCCCGATGTGCCACCCGTTATTATTAACCGGCGTTAATCTTGAGTTTGCCATTGATGATGGGACTAGTGCCATTGAGATAAAAGCAGCCGTTAAAACTACTGGTAAAACCGGAGTGGAGATGGAGGCACTGACAGCTGTATCTGTTGCTGCCCTGACGATTTACGATATGTGTAAAGCGGTAGATAAAGGGATGACCATCGAATATATCCGCCTTAGAACCAAATCAGGCGGTAAAAGCGGTGACTTTATCAGGGAGGATAAATAA
- the moeA gene encoding Molybdopterin molybdenumtransferase, with product MDFFNCISLSKAQSLIESRLPVTATLIEEVLLPEALGRVVAVDIAAGEDLPPFSRSTVDGYAVLSRDTFGAGEGAPVMLDIIGEVFMGQAAGFSVRPGQAVIMPTGGMLPAGADAVVMLEHTERSDTETLLVLKPVAPGENVIAKGEDIRVGNIVMTSGTKLTPADIGALAACGIAKVKVRAQLKAGIISTGDEVVDITETPVGGQVRDINTYTLAAMLTEAGCKVTRYGVVKDKFEDLLATVGKAASENQLVLVSGGSSVGARDHTVQVIEELGRQDIVFHGLAVKPGKPTIFGMVGSVPVFGLPGHPVAAMTICQTLVLPVVYRLQGRGPNRVNCRIPARLTRNCASAPGRDDVLRVKLNWQGGEYLAEPVLGKSGLISVMTQADGVVRVPADSSGLYAGDIVTVEVIREA from the coding sequence ATGGATTTTTTTAATTGTATTTCCTTGTCTAAAGCGCAGAGCCTTATTGAAAGCAGGCTGCCGGTAACGGCAACTTTGATTGAGGAAGTGCTGCTACCTGAGGCTTTGGGCCGGGTTGTTGCCGTCGATATTGCCGCTGGTGAGGATTTACCGCCATTTAGTCGTTCCACTGTTGACGGCTATGCAGTGCTCAGTCGTGATACTTTTGGCGCCGGTGAAGGTGCGCCGGTCATGCTTGATATTATCGGTGAAGTTTTTATGGGGCAAGCTGCCGGGTTCAGTGTCAGACCCGGGCAGGCGGTTATTATGCCGACAGGCGGGATGCTGCCGGCCGGGGCTGATGCGGTAGTAATGCTTGAACATACTGAGCGGTCTGATACTGAGACGTTGCTGGTTTTGAAGCCGGTTGCGCCTGGGGAGAATGTTATTGCCAAGGGCGAAGATATTAGAGTTGGCAACATAGTTATGACAAGCGGTACCAAGTTGACGCCAGCCGACATTGGCGCGTTGGCGGCTTGCGGTATCGCAAAGGTTAAGGTACGGGCACAGCTTAAAGCCGGTATAATCTCAACTGGCGATGAAGTGGTTGATATAACTGAAACGCCGGTGGGCGGTCAGGTGCGGGATATTAACACCTACACGTTAGCCGCTATGCTGACTGAGGCCGGATGTAAAGTAACACGGTATGGCGTTGTAAAAGATAAGTTTGAGGATTTGCTGGCTACAGTAGGGAAGGCTGCCAGCGAAAACCAGTTAGTACTGGTATCGGGCGGCAGCTCTGTCGGAGCCAGGGACCACACGGTGCAGGTTATTGAAGAACTGGGCCGACAGGATATAGTTTTTCACGGGCTGGCCGTAAAGCCTGGCAAACCCACGATTTTCGGCATGGTTGGCAGCGTGCCGGTATTTGGCTTGCCAGGACATCCGGTGGCAGCAATGACTATTTGTCAAACATTGGTCCTGCCGGTTGTATACAGACTTCAGGGACGGGGGCCTAACCGCGTGAATTGCAGGATTCCAGCCAGACTGACCAGAAACTGCGCTTCGGCGCCGGGGCGGGATGATGTCTTGAGGGTCAAGCTTAACTGGCAGGGGGGAGAATATCTGGCTGAACCGGTGCTGGGAAAATCCGGCCTTATTAGTGTTATGACCCAAGCTGACGGCGTTGTGAGGGTGCCTGCTGACAGCAGCGGGCTATATGCCGGGGATATAGTAACCGTCGAAGTAATAAGGGAGGCATAA
- the acoR_1 gene encoding Acetoin catabolism regulatory protein: protein MVADSYQDHILLTWKNYISGKNWTPAIRQQIVESWNRCNQAGVNPYDNSIHNKLDEAALHAKLLEKQELIKIAKPFMANLYKFVQGSGFVVVLTDEQGYIMEMFGDEDTLSNPMTKNFFRGASWREEAAGTNAIGTALVIKKPIQVSGAEHYCQKHHCLTCSSAPIFDDYGRVIGILDMSGAFYMSHLHTLGMVVAAAEAIMAQLDIQRKNRELVLVNRRLTNIFNTMSDGVLMIDNRGIVNQLNPAAKKILNKEESEILGVSFDRIMNGKAVATWRMLNNKEPYADIELMVDTKKSKFHCWASGEPLTDEQGKVIGGLIILRPIKHVQNLINRFSGYHATLQFSDIIGESKEILEAIRIASLAASTSSNILLQGESGTGKEIFAQAIHNRSELRNGPFVALNCGVIPRELIGSELFGYVEGAFTGAVRGGKPGKFELASGGTLFLDEIGDMPLEQQVALLRVLQEKKVTRIGSDKVIPVNVRVICATNKNLPQEIEKGTFRQDLYYRINVISINIPPLRNRAQDIPLLFRHFLDKIGRDRGCKFYVEPQVIACLQNYAWPGNVRELQNIVERAVSLAESEVITMAHLPMELYAQQNPVYFSKESVVSPNVNEISRREQRRKIANEAERQHILLLLAKYGGNVSVVAREFGVSRNTLYRKMRLYAIEN, encoded by the coding sequence ATGGTTGCTGATAGTTATCAAGATCATATTCTTCTTACTTGGAAGAATTACATCTCTGGGAAAAACTGGACGCCGGCTATCCGTCAACAGATAGTTGAATCCTGGAACCGCTGTAATCAAGCCGGTGTAAATCCTTATGATAATAGCATTCACAATAAATTGGACGAGGCGGCATTGCATGCGAAGCTTTTAGAAAAACAAGAGCTTATAAAGATCGCAAAACCGTTTATGGCCAATCTCTATAAATTTGTTCAGGGTTCTGGTTTTGTTGTTGTTTTAACCGATGAGCAGGGTTATATAATGGAAATGTTCGGAGACGAGGATACATTAAGTAACCCAATGACCAAAAATTTTTTCCGTGGCGCTTCTTGGCGGGAAGAAGCAGCAGGTACAAATGCTATTGGAACCGCGCTGGTAATTAAGAAACCCATTCAGGTTTCCGGCGCTGAGCATTACTGCCAGAAGCATCACTGCTTGACATGCTCGTCCGCCCCCATTTTCGATGACTATGGACGCGTTATCGGTATCTTAGATATGTCAGGCGCTTTTTATATGTCCCACTTGCATACCTTGGGTATGGTAGTTGCAGCCGCCGAGGCAATTATGGCCCAGCTTGACATTCAACGAAAGAACCGGGAACTGGTTTTGGTTAATCGTCGCTTAACGAATATATTCAATACAATGTCAGACGGGGTACTCATGATTGATAATCGCGGGATTGTAAACCAGTTGAATCCGGCGGCAAAGAAAATTCTTAATAAAGAGGAGTCAGAAATATTAGGCGTGTCCTTTGATCGCATAATGAACGGCAAAGCGGTAGCGACATGGCGAATGTTAAATAACAAGGAACCATACGCAGACATCGAACTTATGGTGGATACAAAGAAAAGCAAGTTTCACTGTTGGGCTTCGGGTGAGCCTTTGACTGATGAGCAGGGAAAAGTCATCGGTGGCTTAATTATCCTGCGCCCCATTAAGCATGTACAAAACTTGATTAATAGATTTAGCGGCTATCATGCAACCTTGCAGTTTAGCGACATTATTGGTGAGAGTAAAGAAATACTGGAGGCTATACGGATAGCCTCCCTTGCAGCCTCAACGTCATCTAATATTCTTCTGCAAGGTGAGAGCGGCACCGGTAAGGAAATTTTCGCCCAGGCTATCCATAATCGTAGCGAATTGCGAAACGGTCCCTTTGTGGCCCTGAATTGTGGGGTTATACCGCGGGAACTAATTGGTAGCGAGTTGTTTGGTTATGTCGAGGGTGCTTTTACCGGTGCCGTACGGGGAGGAAAACCGGGTAAATTTGAATTGGCTTCAGGCGGTACTCTTTTCCTTGATGAGATTGGTGATATGCCGCTGGAACAGCAGGTAGCATTGCTGAGGGTATTGCAAGAGAAAAAAGTGACCCGCATTGGCAGCGATAAAGTCATCCCTGTTAATGTCAGAGTTATCTGTGCAACCAATAAAAATTTACCCCAAGAAATAGAAAAAGGGACTTTCCGGCAAGACCTCTATTATCGGATCAATGTTATTTCTATTAATATTCCGCCGCTACGCAACCGGGCCCAAGATATTCCATTACTGTTCAGGCACTTTTTGGATAAAATAGGCCGGGACCGCGGCTGTAAATTTTATGTTGAACCCCAGGTTATAGCGTGTTTGCAAAACTACGCGTGGCCGGGCAATGTCCGGGAACTGCAAAACATAGTTGAGAGGGCTGTAAGTTTAGCAGAATCAGAAGTAATTACAATGGCTCATCTGCCTATGGAGCTATATGCACAGCAAAATCCGGTTTATTTTTCCAAGGAATCCGTAGTTTCGCCGAATGTAAACGAAATATCTCGTCGTGAACAGCGGCGAAAAATAGCGAATGAAGCAGAGCGTCAGCATATCTTGCTGCTCTTGGCGAAATATGGTGGCAATGTTAGCGTTGTAGCCCGGGAATTTGGGGTTTCACGCAATACTCTCTACCGCAAAATGCGTTTATATGCAATAGAGAATTAG